A genomic region of Sphingobacteriales bacterium contains the following coding sequences:
- a CDS encoding T9SS type A sorting domain-containing protein yields MKRGFLFRVIQRIAIISIAICGFIVSGAAQPVVADIELVSFEMPDTIALGCDVPMNITLRNNDSDPVLLSEYTLKYFISNQEPPADPTIISQSNYDIPLAQRYLLPGQTVSYQRFLPVQNPLFTTENNVALQENVIITWGTGALLDPEKPNNYAIKKVYINTQSTIEYDLPPVPEEPDFYQIEFDDVPEEIEEFVNIFWEVNDEDSIDVFVQQYFSDIYFWLENTEENVWYNISASGKPLFEAPTPSFNGIIYLPNYIQFQLQQMGYDNINTGEIVVFQNILPLIAVSLNDSTTLYYDLQGEFGSESLDYLDEQYHQCMQEYEDYLEFIYEDLFDNAIIDSILIQSQPEDMCFGQSMVMLNNGATLEVDEYGDLVYYIPPSGIQNDIPFEELPDYAAQYIQQNAPQLINEATFVVNNTLQCSVAIEVVVENEPVIAFDTNTETVVYDVLGDAHNDWATEIGISPNPATEYIVLPQRFYTFAEICDINGKVRGIYNNTDNQQYIDVKELTAGIYFVKIYTESTSVYPLVYKFIKQ; encoded by the coding sequence ATGAAACGAGGATTTTTATTTCGTGTAATACAACGTATAGCAATAATAAGCATAGCAATATGCGGATTTATTGTTTCCGGTGCAGCTCAACCGGTCGTTGCCGATATAGAGTTAGTATCTTTTGAAATGCCGGATACCATCGCTTTGGGCTGTGATGTGCCGATGAATATTACGCTGCGCAATAATGACAGCGACCCTGTTCTACTGTCGGAATACACACTTAAATACTTTATCAGCAACCAAGAGCCGCCCGCCGACCCCACCATCATTAGTCAAAGTAATTATGATATTCCTTTGGCACAAAGGTATTTGCTACCCGGACAAACAGTATCCTATCAGCGTTTTTTGCCCGTACAAAACCCGCTTTTTACAACCGAAAACAACGTAGCTCTACAAGAAAATGTAATTATTACCTGGGGAACGGGAGCTTTATTAGACCCCGAAAAACCCAACAATTATGCTATCAAAAAAGTATATATCAATACCCAATCTACCATAGAATACGACCTGCCGCCTGTGCCAGAAGAGCCTGATTTTTATCAAATAGAATTTGACGATGTGCCGGAAGAAATAGAAGAATTTGTAAATATTTTTTGGGAAGTGAACGATGAAGACAGTATTGATGTATTTGTGCAGCAGTATTTTTCCGATATTTATTTCTGGCTAGAAAATACAGAGGAAAACGTATGGTATAATATCAGTGCCAGTGGTAAGCCGCTTTTCGAAGCACCCACTCCTTCCTTCAATGGCATTATTTATTTGCCCAATTATATTCAGTTTCAATTGCAGCAAATGGGATACGACAACATTAACACGGGCGAAATTGTCGTTTTTCAAAATATACTCCCTCTGATAGCAGTTTCTTTAAACGACAGCACCACGTTGTATTACGATTTACAAGGCGAGTTTGGCAGCGAATCTTTAGACTATTTAGATGAACAATACCACCAATGTATGCAAGAATATGAAGATTATTTGGAATTTATCTATGAAGATTTATTTGATAATGCAATAATAGACAGTATTTTGATACAATCTCAACCCGAAGATATGTGTTTTGGTCAAAGCATGGTTATGCTCAACAATGGTGCTACATTGGAAGTAGATGAATATGGTGATTTGGTATATTATATACCGCCGTCCGGCATACAAAATGATATTCCTTTTGAAGAGTTGCCCGATTATGCTGCCCAATATATACAACAAAATGCACCGCAACTTATCAATGAAGCCACCTTCGTTGTGAATAATACCCTACAATGCTCCGTAGCCATAGAAGTTGTAGTAGAAAATGAGCCTGTAATTGCATTTGACACCAACACAGAAACAGTGGTATATGATGTATTGGGCGATGCACACAACGATTGGGCAACAGAAATAGGAATAAGCCCAAATCCGGCCACTGAATATATTGTTTTACCGCAAAGATTCTATACTTTTGCCGAAATTTGTGATATAAACGGAAAAGTACGCGGTATATATAACAATACTGATAATCAGCAATATATAGATGTAAAAGAATTAACGGCAGGTATATATTTTGTAAAAATCTACACCGAAAGTACTTCTGTTTATCCGCTTGTTTATAAATTTATCAAACAATAA
- a CDS encoding UDP-N-acetylmuramoyl-tripeptide--D-alanyl-D-alanine ligase yields the protein MEISRLYELFLQSKGISTDTRNVQPQQLFFALRGTLFDGNRYAAAALEKGALAVVVDDAAIAVSEHYIVVNDTLAALQNLANYHRRRFSIPVLAISGSNGKTTTKELLNAVLRTRYRTHATVGNLNNHIGVPLTLLAMPTDCEIAIIEMGANHGGEIAQLCQIVEPTHGLLTGIGKAHLEGFGGIEGVQRGKGELFEAVKNKQGVLFVNKNDRRVYELAQHYVPCLLYGSSPHCHIQGEVVSDSPNNAAAFLRVKWKNSAVSHSEHLIETQLIGDYNLNNVLAAVAVGVHFGADTAHINEAIAQYQPQNQRSQWLAFNDNRYQMVVDAYNANPTSMKAALDNFALLPHPHKAVLLGEMLELGDYSTEEHQKIVEQLQTIPLEYVALVGGGFKKLPPVAGFHIFENSDEAAKDLLKKNFTEILILLKGSRGSKMEKVLQVVQAHFQA from the coding sequence ATGGAAATTAGCCGCCTGTACGAATTGTTTCTGCAATCCAAAGGTATTAGCACCGACACCCGCAATGTGCAGCCCCAACAATTATTTTTTGCGCTGCGCGGCACTCTGTTTGACGGCAACCGCTATGCCGCCGCCGCTTTGGAAAAAGGGGCATTGGCAGTGGTGGTTGATGATGCCGCCATTGCTGTTTCCGAACATTATATTGTGGTCAATGATACTTTGGCGGCTTTGCAAAATCTGGCAAATTATCACCGCCGCCGTTTTTCCATTCCTGTTTTGGCTATCAGCGGCTCCAACGGAAAAACAACGACCAAAGAATTGCTGAACGCCGTTTTGCGCACACGCTACCGCACCCACGCCACCGTGGGCAATCTCAACAACCATATCGGCGTGCCACTCACTTTGCTCGCTATGCCCACCGACTGCGAAATCGCTATTATAGAAATGGGCGCAAATCACGGCGGCGAAATTGCTCAACTCTGCCAAATTGTCGAGCCTACGCACGGTTTGCTCACCGGTATCGGCAAAGCACATTTGGAGGGTTTTGGAGGTATAGAAGGAGTGCAGCGCGGCAAAGGCGAATTATTTGAAGCAGTAAAAAACAAACAAGGTGTTTTATTTGTCAATAAAAACGACCGCCGCGTGTATGAATTGGCTCAACATTATGTGCCTTGCCTGCTGTATGGCAGCAGCCCTCATTGCCACATTCAAGGCGAAGTCGTCTCCGACAGCCCTAATAATGCTGCTGCTTTTTTACGGGTAAAATGGAAAAATTCTGCCGTATCGCACAGCGAACATCTCATTGAAACCCAACTTATTGGCGATTATAATTTGAATAATGTGTTGGCAGCCGTGGCGGTGGGGGTGCATTTTGGCGCAGATACGGCGCATATCAACGAAGCAATAGCTCAATATCAGCCCCAAAATCAACGCTCTCAATGGTTGGCGTTTAATGATAATCGCTATCAGATGGTGGTAGATGCCTACAATGCCAATCCTACGAGTATGAAAGCTGCTTTGGATAATTTTGCGCTCTTGCCGCACCCGCACAAAGCGGTATTATTGGGCGAGATGCTCGAATTGGGCGATTACAGCACAGAGGAGCATCAAAAAATTGTGGAACAACTTCAAACGATTCCTTTGGAGTATGTGGCGTTGGTTGGAGGTGGTTTTAAAAAATTGCCGCCTGTAGCCGGATTTCATATTTTTGAAAACAGCGACGAGGCGGCAAAGGACTTATTGAAGAAAAATTTTACTGAAATACTGATTTTATTGAAAGGCTCGCGCGGCAGCAAAATGGAAAAAGTATTGCAAGTTGTGCAGGCGCATTTTCAAGCATAA
- a CDS encoding KpsF/GutQ family sugar-phosphate isomerase, whose product MTTTVLSTLHRRILQSAYLTIETEAAAILHLKQQISETFVQAVYLLSECKGRVIVTGVGKSAIIAQKIVATLNSTGTVAAFLHAADALHGDLGMVQAQDVIIAISKSGSTAELLALAPFLKRNGNLLIAIVSNEHSNLAKYADCVLLAKIEREACPNNLAPTASTTAQLAMGDALAMCLQDLKHFTPQDFAFNHPAGALGKQLYLKVEDFYRHQAKPQVLPTASLQEVIVEISSKRLGAVAVVEEDGILAGIITDGDVRRMLERSLNVEMLQLRAEDIMNKQPKTIENGTMAAEALNILRHHNINQIIVVQDKKYVGMIHLHDLLREGLE is encoded by the coding sequence ATGACAACAACTGTATTATCAACACTGCATCGGCGTATTTTACAAAGTGCCTATCTGACGATAGAAACCGAAGCTGCCGCTATTTTACATCTCAAACAACAAATTAGCGAAACTTTTGTGCAAGCTGTCTATTTATTGTCGGAATGTAAAGGGCGGGTCATTGTTACGGGGGTGGGCAAAAGTGCCATCATTGCTCAAAAAATTGTAGCCACACTCAACTCCACCGGTACAGTAGCGGCATTTCTGCACGCTGCCGATGCACTCCATGGCGATTTGGGAATGGTGCAGGCACAAGACGTTATCATTGCTATATCCAAAAGCGGTTCTACGGCGGAGTTGCTGGCGTTGGCTCCTTTTTTAAAAAGGAACGGAAACTTGCTCATTGCTATAGTGAGCAACGAACACTCTAATCTTGCCAAATATGCCGATTGCGTGCTGCTTGCCAAAATAGAACGCGAAGCCTGTCCGAATAATTTAGCCCCCACTGCCAGTACCACGGCGCAATTGGCAATGGGTGATGCCTTGGCGATGTGTTTGCAGGATTTAAAACATTTTACGCCGCAGGATTTTGCTTTCAATCATCCGGCGGGTGCTTTGGGCAAGCAATTATATTTAAAAGTAGAGGATTTTTATCGGCATCAGGCGAAGCCGCAGGTATTGCCCACTGCCTCTTTGCAGGAGGTAATCGTGGAAATATCTTCAAAACGTTTGGGGGCGGTAGCGGTAGTAGAAGAAGACGGTATCTTGGCGGGTATTATCACCGATGGCGATGTGCGGCGTATGCTGGAGCGTAGTTTAAATGTTGAAATGCTGCAACTTCGGGCGGAGGATATTATGAATAAACAGCCAAAAACCATAGAAAACGGCACAATGGCGGCAGAGGCACTGAATATTTTGCGGCATCATAATATCAATCAAATAATAGTGGTGCAGGATAAAAAATATGTAGGTATGATACACCTGCACGATTTGCTGCGCGAAGGTTTGGAGTAG